Proteins encoded by one window of Melanotaenia boesemani isolate fMelBoe1 chromosome 10, fMelBoe1.pri, whole genome shotgun sequence:
- the pias1b gene encoding E3 SUMO-protein ligase PIAS1, with protein sequence MAESAELKQMVMSLRVSELQVLLGYAGRNKHGRKHELLTKALHLLKAGCSPAVQMKIKELYRRRFPTKMVSPVDLALPGVHSASSLPAGLAQLGFDSHGSPSPLLPVSLLGPKHELSLPHLASALHPVHPDVKLQRLPFYDVLDELIKPTSLVSDNSQRFQEACYAFALTPQQVQQISSSMDISGTKCDFAVQVQLRFCLSETSCPQEDHFPPNLCVKVNGKPCNLPGYLPPTKNGVEPKRPSRPINITSLVRLSTTVPNTIVVSWTSEIGRSFSMAVYLVRQQSSAVLLQRLRAKGIRNPDHSRALIKEKLTADPESEIATTSLRVSLLCPLGKMRLTIPCRSMTCSHLQCFDATLYIQMNEKKPTWVCPVCDKKAPYEHLIIDGLFMEILNSCSDCDEIQFKEDGSWAPMRSKKEVQEVSASYNGVDSDLSRTETREQKRDSSHDNKKVDVIDLTLDSSSEDEQDDEPPPKRVCQSLSPVSPPANKGVLNLHSQASPVARAPSMPPVETSYIPPPPPLIQDYRHYYHTSDLPDLNFFSFLQGDNQHYNMVMAAAAAASASAPEDHDLLLNRFLPYSSSQMLREQPGTPGSSTLAATNGGSNSGSTSSLVSSSSLRDREKDRDSHTISGLSRSSVEAAAAAAAIYGSISDVISLD encoded by the exons CAAATGGTAATGAGCCTTCGAGTTTCTGAGCTCCAAGTGTTGTTGGGATATGCAGGACGGAATAAGCACGGGCGCAAACACGAACTTTTGACCAAAGCTCTTCACCTTCTCAAAGCTGGTTGCAGCCCTGCTGTGCAGATGAAGATCAAAGAGCTCTACAGACGACGTTTCCCAACCAAAATGGTTTCACCAGTGGACTTGGCTCTTCCTGGTGTTCATTCTGCATCCAGCTTGCCTGCTGGTCTTGCCCAGCTGGGTTTTGACAGCCATGGTTCTCCTTCCCCACTGCTGCCGGTTTCTCTACTCGGACCTAAGCACGAGTTGAGTCTGCCTCACCTCGCCTCTGCCCTGCACCCTGTACACCCTGACGTTAAGCTCCAGAGATTGCCATTCTATGATGTGCTGGATGAACTCATTAAACCAACCAGCTTGG TTTCTGATAACAGTCAGCGGTTCCAGGAAGCGTGTTATGCTTTTGCGTTAACACCGCAGCAAGTTCAACAAATCAGCAGCTCCAT gGACATATCTGGGACCAAATGTGACTTTGCTGTTCAAGTCCAGTTAAG ATTTTGCTTATCAGAAACAAGTTGTCCACAGGAAGACCATTTCCCCCCCAATCTTTGTGTGAAGGTCAACGGCAAACCCTGCAATCTCCCG GGATATCTTCCTCCCACCAAAAATGGAGTTGAACCAAAAAGGCCCAGTCGCCCCATCAACATAACGTCTCTTGTCCGGCTGTCCACCACTGTTCCCAACACAATTGTGGTGTCCTGGACCTCAGAAATTGGGAGG AGTTTTTCCATGGCGGTATATTTAGTAAGACAGCAGTCATCTGCAGTGTTGTTGCAAAGACTACGGGCCAAAGGAATCAGGAACCCTGACCACTCGAGAGCCCTGA tcAAGGAGAAATTGACAGCTGACCCAGAGAGTGAGATTGCGACCACCAGTCTACGAGTTTCTCTCCTGTGTCCT cTTGGAAAGATGAGGCTGACTATCCCTTGCCGATCGATGACATGCTCACATCTTCAGTGCTTTGATGCTACACTTTATattcaaatgaatgagaaaAAGCCGACCTGGGTGTGTCCAGTGTGTGATAAGAAGGCCCCATATGAGCACCTTATTATTGATGG GTTGTTCATGGAAATCTTGAATAGCTGCTCTGACTGTGATGAAATCCAGTTTAAGGAAGATGGAAGCTGGGCGCCGATGAGGTCAAAGAAAGAAGTGCAGGAGGTTTCTGCTTCCTACAATGGTGTAGACAGCG ATTTGTCTAGAACAGAAACTCGTGAGCAGAAACGGGACTCATCTCATGACAACAAGAAAGTTGATGTGATTGATCTTACACTGGATAGCTCCTCAGAAGACGAGCAAGATGATGAGCCACCTCCGAAAAGGGTCTGTCAATCGCTGTCTCCTGTGTCTCCACCTGCAAACAAGGG AGTACTGAACCTGCACAGCCAAGCTTCACCTGTTGCCAGAGCTCCCAGCATGCCCCCTGTGGAGACCAGTTATATCCCTCCACCGCCACCTCTTATCCAGGACTACCGCCACTATTATCACACAAGTGACCTGCCAG aTCTAAATTTCTTCTCCTTCCTCCAAGGTGACAATCAG CATTATAACATGGTGatggctgctgcagcagctgcatcagCTTCGGCCCCGGAGGACCATGACCTGCTCCTCAACCGGTTCCTGCCCTACAGCTCCTCTCAAATGTTACGGGAGCAGCCTGGCACCCCCGGCAGCAGCACACTGGCAGCCACCAACGGAGGCAGCAACAGTGGAAGCACCAGCAGTTTGGTGTCTTCCAGCAGTCTGCGGGATCGTGAAAAAGACAGAGACAGCCACACCATTTCAGGATTGTCAAGGTCCTCTgtggaagctgcagcagcagcagcagccatctATGGCTCCATATCTGACGTTATCTCTCTTGACTAG